The genomic window CCAGCCGGAGCTGCGGATTCGCTACAAGGGCGAGGTCCTGGCCCAGTTCTACAAGCCGGATTTTATCTGCTACGACCACATCGTCATCGAGTTGAAGGCCGCCCGGGCCCTCGCGCCGGAACACGAGGCGCAACTCATGAACTACCTGAAGGCCACCGGCATGAAGCTCGGCCTCCTCATCAACTTCGGCGCCCACCCCAGGGCCGAGATCAAACGCATCGCACATTGATCCCCGCCGACCCAACCCTACATCCCCTCTTCCTCCCCTTCCGTGCTTTCCGTGGTTCAATGCATTCCGTATTTCGCATTTCTTGAATTTTCTAGTCTTTGTCCCTTCCGTGGATCGTCCCGGCCTTCATCACCAGTCGGACGCGGCGGAGGGCCTTGATGTCGCAGGTCGGGTCGCCGTCGACGGCGACGAGGTCGGCCAGGAGGCCGTTCCGGATCGAGCCCAGTCGGTGGTCGAGGCGCAGGGCCTTCGCGGCGTCGGAGGTCGCGGCGCGGAGGGATTCGGCGGGGGTCATGCCGAGGGCGGTGAGCAGCTCCAGCTCGCGGGCGCCGTCGCCGTGGGAAAACACGCCGATGTCGCTGCCGTTGACGATCGTCACGCCGGCCTCGCGGGCCTGCGTGAGCAGCCTGCGGAGCCTGGCCAGGCCATCGGGCTCCGGCGTCTCGTTCAGGGTCCAGCCCTTGTACCGGGTGGCGCCGGCCTCGGCGGCGGCGAGCGTGGGGCAGAGGGCGACCTTGCGCTCGGCCATCAGGCGGAAGACCTCGGGGTCGCCGCCGTAGCCGTGCTCGATCGTCGCCACGCCGGCCATGGCCGCCCGGCGCATGCCCTCGCGGGACGAGGCATGCGCGGCGACGAGCCGGCCCTGGGAGCGGGCCGTCTCGACGATGAGCGAGAGCTCCTCGGCGCTGAACGAGGGCAAGACCTCCTTGCCGCCCATCGCCGCGTCCGCATACACCTTGATCCAGTCCGCCCCCTTGCCGATCTGGTCGCGGACGACCCGGATCAGGGCATCATGCCCGTCGGCCTCCTCCGCCCCCTGGGGGATCTCCCACTCCGGGGCGAACCCCTTCGGCGCGTACGAGCCCGTCGCCACGATCGCGCGGGTCGTGACGAGCATCCGCGGCCCCGGCACGATCCCCTGCGCCACCGCGTCGCGGAGCCCGACGTCCGCGTACCCCGCGCCCTCGGTGCCCAGGTCGCGGATCGTGGTGAAGCCCGAGAGCAGGTCGCTCCTCAGGTGGTTCGTCGCCCGGCAGACGCGCAAGGCCAGCGGCTCCTTGAGCACCTGGTCATTCCAGAGCGTCTCGTTGTACGGGTGGAGCAGCACGTGCGTATGCGCGTCGATGAGCCCGGGGATCACCGTCGCCCCGGGCAGCTCCACCACCTTCGCCCCCTCCGGCACCTTCACCTCGCCCGCCGGCCCCGCCGCCTCGATGACCTCCCCCCGGACCACCACGACCCAGCCCTCGACCGCCCCCTTCCCGAGCCCGTCGAAGACCCGCGCGGGCCGGAGCACGACCGCCGGCTCCTCCGCCCGGGCGGGGAGCCCACCGATCACCAGGCACGCCGCGATCAACGAACCACAGCAACCCATCCGAATGATCTTCATGGCCATCCCGCCCGGTGAAGTTGGCTGCTCCCCATCTCCTCCTCACTCCCTCCCTACTTCCCCTTCCGTGCCTTTCCGTGTTTTCCGTGGTTCAATGTCTTCATCTTCATTCCCCATGCCCCTTCCGTTCGTGCCCCGCTCCACTTCCGTGGACGTGATGCCCGTGCCCGCGGAAGAGGGCATGGTCCGGGTCCCCGCCCGCCGCCACGTACGCGACCAGGTCCAGGATCTCCTCGCGGGTCAGCCGGTCGAGGAGCCCCTTGGGCATGATCGAGGCCGTGGACGGCTTGCGGGCCTCGATCTCCGACTTCTTGATGACCTTCGGCTCGGTGCTGGCGAGCGGGTTCTCGACGAGGCTCACCGAGTCCGGGGTCTCGGCGACGATCAGGCCGGACGCGACCTGGCCGCTCTCGAGCTCGAAGAGGTACGCCTGGTACTTCTCGTTGATCTTCGCCGAGGGCTCGAGGATGTTGCGGAGCAGCTCCTCGGGCGACTGGCGGGGCTCGAGCTTCGACAGGTCCGGGCCGAACTCCTTGCCGACGCCGCCGAGCTTGTGGCACGAGGCGCACGACGCCGACTGGAAGAGCTGCTTGCCCGCGGCGAACGACCGGTCGTTGCCGAGCCCGCGGACCGAGGCCGCCAGGTCGTCGAAGGCCCACTCCGTCCGCGGCCGGGTGGAGCGAAGCAGCTCGTCCTTCGCTGGCATCGGGTGGGCGGCCAGGTAGCCCTCGGGCGAGGCCAGGTACTCGTCCAGGTCCTGCACGACGTAGAGCGCCCCGTACATCCGCCGCCAGTGGCCGGGATACGTGCAGACATAAGGATGCACGCCGATCTCGCTCGGCGCGGTGAAGGAGATCTTCTGCGACTCGCGGGGCTGGAGGAGCCTGCTGGCGAGGAGGATCTTGTCGGACTGCGGGACGTACTGGCGGCGGATGGCGTCGGGGCCGGAGGCGGTGGCCTCGGCGAGGAGCCCGACCTCCTCCAGGCTGCCGGGCCGGGTCACGACGAAGTTGTGGGGCATCGTGTCGCCGTTCTCGAACAGGATCTCGACGGGCTTGCCGGCCTGGACGACCAGGCGGTCCACGTCGTATCGCATCTGCTCGAGCACGGTGCCGACGCGGAGGACGCGGACGCCCAGCGCGGAGAGCTCCTTGCGGGCGGCCCTCGCGCGGTCGGCCGGCAGGAGCGCCGCGAGGGCGTCGCCGAGCTGGAGGGCGTCGAGCGCGGCGGGCGACGTGCGGTCGCCCGCGGGGATCGCCCGGATCTGGCCGAGGATCGCGGCCAGCAGCGCGGGGGCCTCGTCCGCCGGCCAGGTCGCGGCGGGGATCTTCTGGAGGGCGAGTATCGCGGCGTGGCGGTCGACGCCGTCGCGGATGAACCGCGCCAGGGTGCGGAAGGTCTCCGCCTCGTGGCCGCGGATCGTGGTCAGCGCCTGCATCGCCGCGCGGCGGATCGAGCCCTCGGGGTTCTCGCCGCCGATCGCGAACGCCGCCCTCGGGGCGGGGGCCGGGTTGCCGGCCTTCCGGTAGACGGGCCGGCGGCCGGCGTCCAGGACCTCGAGCGTGAAGCCGCGGAGGCGGCGGCCGAGGTCGCCGTCGGTCCGGTTGTGGACGACCACGGCGTCGATCGGCAGCTCGGCGCCGAGGTCGAGCTCCCACCAGGGGCGGGGCGTGTCCTCCTCGGTGTGGGTCTGGCCCTCGTCGTCGAACGAGCCGCTGGCGTTGCCGTCGATCGCGCGGGCGGCGTCGCCGTCGTTCGCGGTGCTGGACTGCCTGGCCTTGCCGCCGCGGGCGACGTTGCGGCCGTCGCTGAGGACCTCCACCTCGGCGAGGGTCAGCGTGCCGGTCCGGGGGAGCTCGATGCGGACGTATCGGCCGGCCACGCCCGGCTTCTCGCCCCCCGCGGAGGGATGGAGCAGGGGCTCGATCCTGGGATAGAGCGCCGCGCGGCGGTCGGGGTCGCGGATCAGGGGGACGGCCGCGAGCAGGTCGCGGAGCGTCGTCGAGGACCTCGCCGCGAGGTCCCACGCGCGGTCGGCCGAGCCGTCGGCCGCGACGATCGCCGCGAACCCGAGCTGGCGGAGCGAGGGGGAGCGCGACTCGGCGGCGAGGCGCTCGAGGTCGCCGCGGACCGGGGCCAGGTCGGCCGGGCTGCGCTCGGCGAGGATCCGGGCGAGCTCGACGACGGCGGCCTCATTCGGGCTGCCGCCACCGGCGTCGCGGGCGCGGAGGGCGTCGATCAGGGCGCGGGGCTCCGGCTTGCGGTCCAGCCTCGCCAGGTCGGCGAGGGCCATCCGGCGGACCTCCTCGCGGATGCCCGGGCGGAGGAGGATCTCCAGGAGGACGCCTCGCGAGCGTTGCATCTTGAGCAGGGCCTCGGTGTCCACCGTGCCCAGGAAGTAGCGGGCGCCGGCGTCGCTCCGGATCTCGACCGGGCGGCCCTCGGCGATGGCCCGCTTGACGATGGGCATGAGCGCCCGCAGGGTCTCGCCGCGGGTGTATTCGATGTAGTAATCCGAGGGATGCTCGGCCGTGATCAGGGCGACCTCCAGGGCCTCCGGGTCGTCGAAAAAGCTGGCCGCGCGGACGGCCTCCAGGCGGACCCTGGGCGCGGGATCGGCCGCCAGCTTCGCCAGCCGGGCCAGGGCGTCCGGGACGCGGGCCCTGGCGTTGCAGAGGACGCGGGTCGCGGCGGCCCGGGCGCGGAAGTCCTTCGCGGCGAGCAGCCGGTCGAGCAGCGCCACGTCCACGGCGTCGTGGAACTGCGTCAGCCAGAGGGCCTCCAGCAGGTGATGCTCGAAGTCCGGGTCGGCCGGCTCCAGGCGCCCCTCCCAGGCCTTGAGCGCGGCGAGGACGTCGGCCGTGGGCCGCGCGCCGAGCTCGATCTTGGCGCGGTAGCGGACGCGGTCGTCGCGGTCCTTCAGGAGGTCGAGCAGCGTCTCGATGGGCTCGCCGGCGACCTTCGCGGGGGAGGCCAGCGGCCGGCCCTCGTAGGTGACGCGGTAGACGCGGCCGTGGCTGCGGTCGCGGCTCGGGTCGCGGAGGTTGTGCTGCATGTGGCCGATGAGCGGGTTCTGCCAGTCGAGGAAGTAGATCGCCCCGTCCGGGCCCACCTCGATGTCCACCGGGCGGAAATTCGTGTCGTCGGAGAAGACGATCGGCTCCTGCTCGACGGCCGTGAAGCCGGA from Aquisphaera giovannonii includes these protein-coding regions:
- a CDS encoding GxxExxY protein, producing MGGLIFEEETFRIRGAVFEVYREMGSGYAEPVYQECLRMELTSQKIPFIAQPELRIRYKGEVLAQFYKPDFICYDHIVIELKAARALAPEHEAQLMNYLKATGMKLGLLINFGAHPRAEIKRIAH
- a CDS encoding metal-dependent hydrolase family protein; the encoded protein is MAMKIIRMGCCGSLIAACLVIGGLPARAEEPAVVLRPARVFDGLGKGAVEGWVVVVRGEVIEAAGPAGEVKVPEGAKVVELPGATVIPGLIDAHTHVLLHPYNETLWNDQVLKEPLALRVCRATNHLRSDLLSGFTTIRDLGTEGAGYADVGLRDAVAQGIVPGPRMLVTTRAIVATGSYAPKGFAPEWEIPQGAEEADGHDALIRVVRDQIGKGADWIKVYADAAMGGKEVLPSFSAEELSLIVETARSQGRLVAAHASSREGMRRAAMAGVATIEHGYGGDPEVFRLMAERKVALCPTLAAAEAGATRYKGWTLNETPEPDGLARLRRLLTQAREAGVTIVNGSDIGVFSHGDGARELELLTALGMTPAESLRAATSDAAKALRLDHRLGSIRNGLLADLVAVDGDPTCDIKALRRVRLVMKAGTIHGRDKD
- a CDS encoding PVC-type heme-binding CxxCH protein, whose product is MASSRRPQLRRGPALAALLALFVASPLPLRAGNFEIRKGDRVALIGNTLADRMQHDGWLETHLQARFAGDDLTFRNLGYAADELTVRLRSKDFGTPDEWLARVKADVIFAFFGYNESFGDPAKLRKDLAAFLGHALAQKYNGSSAPRLVLFSPIAHEDLHDRSLPDGKANNARLERTTALMAEVAREKGVTFVDLFHPTKAMYEGASRPYTINGIHLTADGDRMLAAIIDRALFPDGPVFKRDAAAFERLRQAVLDKDFIWFNRYRTVDGYSMYGGRADLKFVDGQTNRVVMDRELEVLDVMTANRDRRIWTVAKGGDRRVDDGNTPPFIPVKTNKPGAGPNGEHVLLGGEEAIAKMTLGKGLKINLFASEKEFPDLAKPMQMSFDTKGRLWVACWPTYPHWKPKEEMNDKILILEDTDGDGRADRQITFADHLHCPTGFELIPGGVLVAQAPDLMLLKDTDGDDRADTRERVLSGLDSADTHHTSNSFRLDPAGAVYFQEGTFHHTQVETPYGPPVRCANAGVFRYEPRTQKFEVYVTYGFANPHGHVFDRWGQDFVTDGTGNVNYYGTAFSGHLEYPEKHAPMQPYFKQRSRPCGGTEILSSRHFPDDWQGDLLVANVIGFQGIHRYKYQDAGSGFTAVEQEPIVFSDDTNFRPVDIEVGPDGAIYFLDWQNPLIGHMQHNLRDPSRDRSHGRVYRVTYEGRPLASPAKVAGEPIETLLDLLKDRDDRVRYRAKIELGARPTADVLAALKAWEGRLEPADPDFEHHLLEALWLTQFHDAVDVALLDRLLAAKDFRARAAATRVLCNARARVPDALARLAKLAADPAPRVRLEAVRAASFFDDPEALEVALITAEHPSDYYIEYTRGETLRALMPIVKRAIAEGRPVEIRSDAGARYFLGTVDTEALLKMQRSRGVLLEILLRPGIREEVRRMALADLARLDRKPEPRALIDALRARDAGGGSPNEAAVVELARILAERSPADLAPVRGDLERLAAESRSPSLRQLGFAAIVAADGSADRAWDLAARSSTTLRDLLAAVPLIRDPDRRAALYPRIEPLLHPSAGGEKPGVAGRYVRIELPRTGTLTLAEVEVLSDGRNVARGGKARQSSTANDGDAARAIDGNASGSFDDEGQTHTEEDTPRPWWELDLGAELPIDAVVVHNRTDGDLGRRLRGFTLEVLDAGRRPVYRKAGNPAPAPRAAFAIGGENPEGSIRRAAMQALTTIRGHEAETFRTLARFIRDGVDRHAAILALQKIPAATWPADEAPALLAAILGQIRAIPAGDRTSPAALDALQLGDALAALLPADRARAARKELSALGVRVLRVGTVLEQMRYDVDRLVVQAGKPVEILFENGDTMPHNFVVTRPGSLEEVGLLAEATASGPDAIRRQYVPQSDKILLASRLLQPRESQKISFTAPSEIGVHPYVCTYPGHWRRMYGALYVVQDLDEYLASPEGYLAAHPMPAKDELLRSTRPRTEWAFDDLAASVRGLGNDRSFAAGKQLFQSASCASCHKLGGVGKEFGPDLSKLEPRQSPEELLRNILEPSAKINEKYQAYLFELESGQVASGLIVAETPDSVSLVENPLASTEPKVIKKSEIEARKPSTASIMPKGLLDRLTREEILDLVAYVAAGGDPDHALFRGHGHHVHGSGAGHERKGHGE